One Saccharomyces kudriavzevii IFO 1802 strain IFO1802 genome assembly, chromosome: 4 genomic region harbors:
- the PEP7 gene encoding phosphatidylinositol-3-phosphate binding protein (similar to Saccharomyces cerevisiae PEP7 (YDR323C); ancestral locus Anc_5.364) produces the protein MDLENVSCPICLKKFDNLQALNAHLDVEHGFNDNEDSLGSNDSRLANGKPKKADPNDNKVQKLKRSHWERLQKGKSRCHACGRTLSNDIGATNCRKCGKLYCRRHLPNMIKLDLSAQYDPKHGKWYNSCHDCFVKRPGYNDYGEAIDLTREFFKVRSIKKEDKNLRLLQLENRFVRLVNGLISIYKKYNGSIIYNLKMNSEMSKLERTVTPWREDRSVLLCNVCSEPFGLLLRKHHCRLCGMIVCDDANMNCSNRINIACLVSAASDLPFEYDAQKDGLLDVPLSIRLCSHCISMIFVGRKFSKDVEMPLSGIFAKYESMQNIFKVIDSLLPVFEDSLNKLKVETTNDPKKAPDAKSLNELARVRNKLLGSFNLYSTLTRQLISVEPRNQIEKQLQNSIKIASAAYINEKILPLKSLPAILNPESQKTNNNGRKDEPEVKKLSQLMIENLTIKEVKELRQELMVLKEQCYLIESTIQDYKKQRRLEEIVTLNKNLEELRSRIHAVQSKLGDNGFN, from the coding sequence ATGGatcttgaaaatgtttCATGTCCAATTTGTCTGAAGAAGTTTGACAACTTACAAGCCTTAAATGCACACTTAGATGTTGAGCATGGAtttaatgataatgaagatTCACTTGGGTCCAATGATAGCCGTTTGGCCAATGGCAAACCAAAAAAGGCAGATCCTAATGATAACAAGgtacaaaaattgaaaagaagcCACTGGGAAAGGTTacaaaagggaaaaagtCGTTGCCACGCGTGTGGAAGAACTTTGAGTAACGATATTGGCGCCACTAATTGTAGAAAATGTGGTAAATTGTATTGCAGAAGGCATCTTCCTAACATGATCAAACTAGACCTGTCTGCGCAATATGATCCAAAACACGGAAAATGGTATAATAGTTGTCATGATTGTTTTGTCAAAAGGCCTGGTTATAACGATTATGGTGAAGCAATAGATCTTACACGAGAATTTTTTAAAGTACGAAGtataaagaaagaggatAAAAATTTAAGATTACTACAACTGGAGAATCGGTTTGTTCGTCTGGTGAATGGGCTAATTTCAATCTATAAGAAGTATAATGGATCCATTATCTataatttgaagatgaacaGTGAGATGTCCAAATTAGAACGCACTGTTACTCCATGGAGAGAAGACAGAAGTGTGCTACTGTGCAATGTATGTTCCGAACCATTTGGATTACTGCTACGAAAGCATCACTGTAGATTATGTGGTATGATTGTTTGTGACGATGCAAACATGAATTGCTCAAATCGAATCAACATAGCATGTTTAGTGTCCGCGGCGTCGGACTTACCATTCGAATACGATGCACAAAAGGATGGCTTACTTGATGTTCCTTTGTCAATAAGATTGTGCTCGCATTGCATTAGTATGATATTTGTCGGTAGAAAATTCAGCAAAGACGTTGAAATGCCACTAAGCGGAATATTTGCCAAATATGAGAGCATGCAAAATATATTTAAAGTAATTGACAGTCTTTTGCccgtttttgaagattcttTGAACAAGCTGAAAGTAGAAACCACTAATGACCCAAAAAAAGCACCTGATGCAAAGAGTCTGAATGAGCTCGCTCGAGTGAGAAACAAATTGCTTGGCTCCTTTAACTTGTATAGTACATTAACAAGGCAACTCATCAGCGTAGAGCCTCGAAATCAAATAGAGAAGCAACTGCAAAATTCGATCAAGATAGCTTCCGCTGCATAtataaacgaaaaaattCTGCCATTGAAGTCACTTCCAGCGATTTTGAACCCAGAGAGCcagaaaacaaacaacaaTGGCCGAAAAGATGAACCAGAAGTGAAAAAGCTTTCACAGTTAATGATCGAAAACCTGACCATCAAGGAAGTGAAGGAGTTGAGACAAGAACTGATGGTTCTTAAGGAACAATGCTACCTAATTGAGTCCACAATCCAGGATTACAAGAAGCAGCGCAGATTAGAAGAGATAGTCACTCTCAATAAGAATTTAGAGGAGTTACGCTCAAGAATACATGCCGTTCAGTCCAAACTTGGGGACAATGGCTTTAATTGA
- the UTP4 gene encoding small subunit rRNA maturation protein UTP4 (similar to Saccharomyces cerevisiae UTP4 (YDR324C); ancestral locus Anc_5.366), with protein sequence MTSQQRMIVHRCRFVDFTPATITSLAFSHKSNIDKLTPSDLRLAIGRSNGNIEIWNPRNNWFQEMMIEGGKDRSIEGLCWSNVSGESLRLFSIGGSTVVTEWDLATGLPLRNYDCNAGVIWSISINDSQDKLSVGCDNGTVVLIDISGGPGVLEHDTILMRQEARVLTLAWKKNDFVIGGCSDGRIRIWSAQRGDENMGRLLHTMKVDKAKRESTLVWSVIYLPRTDQVVSGDSTGSIKFWDFQFATLNQSFKAHDADVLCLTTDIDNNYVFSAGVDRKIFQFSQNTNKSQKNNRWVNSSNRLLHGNDIRTICAYQSKGADFLVSGGVEKTLVINSLTSFSNGNYRKMPTVEPYSKNVLINKEQRLIVSWNESTVKIWTMGIESNSEQNYKLVCKLNLKDEQNISTCALSPDGQVLVVGRPSTTKVFHLQPIGAKLKVTKLDNELLLKTATKLAKFIDNSRIVICSCEDEVFIVDLESEEDEKPQQIELLEINSTKSSIKVPYINRINHLEVDQDIAVISRGCGAVDILNLKTMEAKSLVRLNNFITAVYINSPRKSVVVVTAENKIYEFNVNLSPEAENEDNESLLTQWSKNNTENLPKEWKTLKENCVGIFTDMKNSNMLWFWGATWISRIDFDVDFPVNKRRKQKKRTHEGLTITDESNFMNDEEDDEDDDIDMEINENLNVLLSQGNKIKSTDSHRHEESSNYFFFTDKYRPLLFVDSISSDELAIIERNLLCSHSKQKAFVQPKLVF encoded by the coding sequence ATGACCAGCCAGCAAAGAATGATAGTACACAGATGCAGATTTGTGGATTTTACACCCGCCACGATCACATCTCTAGCATTTTCACATAAATCAAATATAGATAAACTGACTCCATCGGATTTGAGACTAGCCATCGGTAGGTCTAATGGTAACATAGAAATCTGGAATCCAAGAAACAATTGGTTCCAAGAAATGATGATTGAAGGTGGTAAGGATAGGTCAATTGAAGGTCTTTGCTGGAGCAATGTTAGCGGCGAATCGCTGAGACTATTTTCCATTGGTGGTTCGACCGTAGTTACAGAATGGGATCTGGCTACGGGTTTACCATTAAGGAACTATGACTGTAATGCAGGCGTGATATGGTCTATTTCTATCAACGATTCTCAAGATAAGCTGTCTGTAGGTTGCGATAATGGAACAGTGGTCCTTATAGATATTTCTGGCGGGCCTGGTGTATTGGAGCATGATACCATTTTAATGAGACAAGAAGCTAGAGTATTGACTCTCGCttggaagaagaacgaTTTCGTTATTGGTGGTTGTTCTGATGGTAGAATAAGGATTTGGTCTGCGCAGAGGGGTGATGAAAACATGGGCCGTTTATTGCATACCATGAAAGTTGATAAAGCTAAAAGAGAATCGACTTTAGTTTGGTCCGTTATATATTTACCAAGAACTGATCAAGTTGTCTCTGGTGATTCTACCGGTTCTATAAAGTTCTGGGATTTCCAATTTGCTACGTTGAACCAGTCATTTAAGGCACATGATGCAGATGTTTTATGTTTGACTACTGATATCGACAACAACTATGTGTTTAGTGCTGGTGTGGATAGAaaaatcttccaattctCTCAAAACACTAATAAATCTCAAAAGAACAACAGGTGGGTAAACTCCTCCAATAGATTACTTCATGGCAACGACATCAGAACCATTTGCGCTTACCAATCCAAGGGTGCTGACTTTTTGGTCTCAGGCggtgttgaaaaaacattagTAATTAACTCATTAACTTCTTTCTCTAACGGAAATTATAGGAAAATGCCGACTGTTGAACCTTATTCCAAAAATGTTTTAATTAACAAAGAACAACGTTTAATTGTTTCATGGAACGAATCCACTGTTAAGATATGGACGATGGGAATTGAGTCCAATTCAGAACAAAATTACAAACTAGTCTGCAAGTTAAACTTAAAGGatgaacaaaatatttcaacttGTGCTTTATCACCGGACGGACAAGTATTAGTTGTCGGAAGACCTTCCACCACTAAAGTCTTCCATTTGCAGCCAATAGGTGCCAAATTAAAGGTTACTAAACTGGATAATGAGTTACTATTGAAAACTGCTACAAAGTTGGCCAAATTTATCGATAACTCGAGAATTGTGATATGTTCTTGCGAAGACGAGGTATTTATTGTAGATTTAGAAtccgaagaagatgaaaaaccACAGCAAATCGAACTTTTGGAAATCAATTCAACCAAAAGTAGCATTAAAGTTCCATATATCAACAGAATCAACCATCTGGAAGTCGACCAAGATATTGCAGTTATTTCTCGTGGGTGTGGTGCCGTAGACATATTGAACCTAAAGACAATGGAGGCTAAATCATTGGTTCGTTTAAATAACTTTATCACCGCTGTCTATATCAACTCACCCAGAAAGTCTGTTGTTGTAGTTACTGCAGAAAACAAGATTTACGAATTCAATGTCAATTTGAGTCCAGAAGcggaaaatgaagataacGAAAGCCTATTAACTCAATGGTCCAAGAATAATACCGAGAACTTACCAAAGGAATGGAAAACATTGAAAGAGAACTGCGTTGGGATCTTCACAGACATGAAGAATAGCAATATGCTATGGTTTTGGGGCGCTACTTGGATTTCAAGAATAGACTTCGACGTTGATTTCCCAGTAAAtaagagaagaaaacagaaaaaacgCACCCACGAAGGATTGACTATCACAGATGAAAGTAATTTCatgaatgatgaagaagatgatgaggatgacGATATCGATATGGAAATTAACGAAAATCTGAATGTATTACTAAGTCaaggaaacaaaataaagtCCACAGATTCACACAGGCATGAAGAAAGCTCAAATTACTTCTTCTTTACCGATAAATACAGACCTCTATTGTTTGTTGACTCAATTTCCAGTGATGAATTAGCtatcattgaaagaaatttattaTGCTCTCATTCCAAGCAAAAGGCATTTGTTCAACCAAAATTAGTATTCTAA
- the YCG1 gene encoding condensin subunit YCG1 (similar to Saccharomyces cerevisiae YCG1 (YDR325W); ancestral locus Anc_5.367): protein MQESDGSDINTKIFNSVAEVFQKAQGSYAGHRKHIAVLKKIQSKAVEQGYEDAFNFWFDKLVTKILPLKKNETIGDRIVKLVAAFIASLDRELILAKGQDYELSNDEEGVFSRFVDQFIRHVLRGAESPDKNVRFRVLQLLAVIMDNIGEIDESLFNLLILSLNKRIYDREPTVRIQAVFCLTKFQDEEQTKNLTELPDDEENYEATRTLVASIQNDPSAEVRRAAMLNLINDNNTRPYILERARDVNIVNRRLVYSRILKSMGKNSFADIEPHIFDQLIEWGLEDREPSVKNACKRLIAHDWLNILDGDLIELLEKLDVARSSICAKAIEALFQSRPDILSKIKFPENIWRDFTVEIAFLFRAFYSYCLDNNITEMLEENFPEASKLSEHLNHYILLRYRHEGVPNNLHVGFDSNTLEFIIEQLLITAERYDFSDEVGRRSMLTVVRNMLALTALSEPLIKIGIRVMKSLSINEKDFVTMAIEIINDIRDDDIEKQELEEKIKSKKGNSHKNGVSSDGEDNDKTNNDATNDDEEDDNIASFHSAVENLVQGNGNVSESDIINNLPPEKEASSETIVLCLTRSSYMLELVNTPLTENILIASLMDTLITPAVRNTAPNIRELGVKNLGLCCLLDVKLAIDNMYILGMCVSKGNASLKYIALQVIVDIFSVHGNAVVDGEGKVDSISLHKIFYKVLKNNGLPECQVIAAEGLCKLFLADVFTDDDLFETLVLSYFSPINCSNEALVQAFAFCIPVYCFSHSTHQQRMSRTAADILLRLCVLWDDLQNSAPGMNREAMLKPNVIFQQLIFWTDPRNLVNQTASTKKDIVQLTFLIDVLKIFTQIEKKEIKKMILTNVNAIFLSPEQDYSTLKKILEYSDDITENDTLDSVSKNALDRLRNNLNVVLEEINERSELQTKDENNTTNDQYSSILGDSSNKLSNGDIDHSIGTINEDSTDAANAPNNSTTVNNLQGQSNLRKRTRSETEQDDTLGNSEDTLKQNTSAVTKDIGFVLPEEKEDAMSVDEEDNDSNSFTDI from the coding sequence ATGCAGGAATCTGATGGGAGTGACATCaatacaaaaattttcaattcagtTGCTGAggtatttcaaaaagcaCAGGGTTCTTATGCGGGACACAGGAAGCACATTgctgttttgaaaaaaattcagtCGAAAGCTGTTGAGCAAGGGTATGAAGAtgctttcaatttttggtttgatAAGCTGGTTACTAAGATTTTACccctgaaaaaaaatgagacCATTGGAGACAGGATAGTAAAATTGGTGGCCGCGTTTATAGCTTCTTTGGATCGAGAATTGATATTAGCCAAAGGACAAGACTACGAGCTCTCaaacgatgaagaaggtgtATTCTCAAGATTTGTTGATCAATTTATTAGACATGTCCTGCGTGGCGCAGAAAGCCCTGACAAGAATGTCAGATTTCGAGTTTTACAGTTATTAGCTGTTATTATGGATAATATCGGGGAAATTGATGAGTCgcttttcaatttgttgataCTGTCTTTAAATAAGAGGATTTACGATAGGGAACCGACTGTTAGAATACAGGCTGTATTTTGTCTAACCAAATTCCAGGATGAAGagcaaacaaaaaacttgACCGAGCTTCCAGACGATGAAGAGAACTATGAAGCTACGAGAACCCTAGTTGCTTCGATTCAAAACGATCCATCTGCTGAAGTGCGTAGAGCCGCTATGCTAAATCTGATCAATGACAATAACACTAGACCTtatattttggaaagagcTCGAGATGTCAACATCGTTAATAGAAGGCTTgtatattcaagaattttaaaGTCCATGGGGAAAAATAGCTTTGCTGATATTGAGCCAcatatttttgatcaattgATTGAATGGGGGTTGGAAGATAGAGAACCGTCAGTGAAAAATGCATGTAAAAGGCTGATTGCTCATGACTGGTTGAACATTCTGGATGGTGATTTAATAGAACTACTAGAAAAGCTGGATGTCGCCAGGTCTTCCATCTGTGCCAAAGCTATAGAGGCTCTCTTTCAATCAAGGCCAGATATCCTCTCTAAAATTAAATTTCctgaaaatatttggagGGACTTTACCGTGGAAAtcgcttttctttttcgagCCTTCTATTCATATTGCTTGGATAATAATATTACAGAAATGctagaagaaaactttccAGAAGCTTCGAAGCTCTCTGAACATTTAAATCATTACATTCTTCTCAGATATCGCCATGAGGGTGTTCCCAATAATCTTCATGTAGGGTTTGATAGTAACACATTAGAGTTTATTATTGAGCAGCTATTGATTACCGCAGAAAGGTACGACTTTAGCGATGAGGTTGGAAGAAGATCAATGCTTACAGTGGTAAGAAATATGTTGGCCTTGACTGCACTGTCTGAACCTCTTATTAAAATCGGTATCCGTGTAATGAAGAGTCTGTCcataaatgaaaaagattttgTGACAATGGCAATAGAAATTATTAATGATATCagagatgatgatattgaaaaacaggaactagaagagaaaataaaaagcaaaaaaggGAACTCCCATAAAAATGGAGTTTCTAGTGACGGagaagataatgataaaaCAAACAATGATGCTactaatgatgatgaggaagatgataatattGCATCTTTCCATTCTGCCGTGGAGAACTTAGTTCAAGGGAACGGCAACGTTTCGGAAAGCGATATAATAAATAATCTTCCACCCGAAAAAGAGGCCTCCTCAGAAACGATTGTTCTTTGCCTTACAAGATCGTCCTACATGTTAGAACTTGTTAACACACCTCTAACagagaatattttgattgCCTCGTTGATGGACACTCTTATTACACCAGCGGTTAGAAATACTGCCCCAAATATTAGAGAACTTGGTGTCAAGAACCTTGGTTTATGCTGTCTTTTGGATGTCAAGTTGGCTATCGACAATATGTATATTCTAGGTATGTGTGTTTCCAAAGGTAATGCATCACTGAAATACATCGCACTTCAAGTTATTGTGGATATTTTCTCTGTGCATGGCAACGCTGTGGTAGATGGGGAAGGCAAAGTTGACTCAATTTCATTGCacaaaatattttacaaGGTCTTAAAAAACAACGGCTTACCAGAATGTCAAGTAATAGCAGCGGAAGGGCTATGTAAGCTGTTTTTAGCGGACGTATTCACCGATGACGATCTTTTCGAAACGTTAGTTTTATCGtatttttcaccaataaACTGTTCAAACGAGGCATTGGTGCAAGCCTTTGCATTCTGCATCCCAGTATACTGTTTTTCACATTCAACTCACCAACAACGTATGTCCAGAACGGCCGCAGATATCCTTTTGAGGCTATGTGTCCTTTGGGACGATTTGCAAAACTCTGCGCCCGGGATGAATCGTGAGGCCATGCTAAAGCCTAATGTAATATTCCAACAATTGATATTTTGGACGGATCCACGTAATTTGGTCAATCAAACGGCTTCTACAAAAAAGGACATAGTGCAGCTTACATTCTTAATCGATGTGCTAAAGATATTTACTCAGAttgagaagaaagaaataaagaaaatgatcTTGACAAATGTAAATGCGATATTCCTTTCTCCAGAGCAGGACTATTCTactctgaaaaaaattcttgagTATTCTGACGATATTACAGAGAATGATACCTTAGACAGTGTTAGCAAAAATGCTCTGGACAGATTAAGAAACAATTTGAACGTAGtgcttgaagaaattaacGAAAGGTCAGAACTTCAAACAAAAGATGAGAACAACACCACGAATGATCAATATTCATCAATTTTGGGGGACTCTTCCAATAAACTTTCAAATGGCGATATAGATCACAGCATTGGTACGATCAACGAGGACAGCACAGATGCCGCCAATGCGCCTAATAATAGCACAACAGTTAATAATCTACAAGGGCAGAGTAACCTTAGGAAGAGGACGAGGTCAGAAACGGAGCAAGATGATACATTAGGTAACTCAGAAGATACGCTTAAACAGAATACTTCAGCCGTAACAAAGGATATAGGTTTTGTTTTGCctgaagagaaagaggaTGCAATGTCTGTGGACGAAGAGGATAATGATTCAAACTCCTTTACGGATATCTGA